From a region of the Acidobacteriota bacterium genome:
- the pyk gene encoding pyruvate kinase, with translation MRHTKIIATIGPASSGPATLDDLIAAGVDIVRLNFSHGTQADHAAKFHMVREAAKRAKRHVAILQDLSGPKIRIGRLAGGQPIPLGRGEPLVVAIGEAVGGPGRVYTTYAELALKVTKGDRLLIDDGKIELEVESAAAGEIHTRVIDGGELGEHKGINAPHVPLRSDMTEKDRRDLAFGLALGVDMVALSFVQAAADITRARAFMIEAGRPKVPIIAKLERPEAIEHLEEILDTADAVMVARGDLGLEIPLERVPRVQKEILRKAHARSVPAIVATQVLESMRTEPRPTRAEASDAAGAVDGGADAIMLSGETATGRYPVRSVEVLDAIIRDAESMLTWPAPAGDQPHVSHTRALTEAAVTLARRSGAHAIVAVTRQGQTARSLSALRPQAAILAATDSAEVAQRLALWRGVLPMVCDLSGNTEDMITRVVDEAMQRWGAPEDAIMVFVNTAADLDRGGSNFVRIRRV, from the coding sequence GTGAGACACACCAAGATCATCGCGACTATCGGCCCGGCCAGCAGCGGGCCGGCCACTCTCGACGACTTGATTGCCGCAGGTGTCGACATCGTCCGGCTGAACTTCTCGCACGGGACCCAGGCCGATCATGCGGCGAAGTTCCACATGGTGCGCGAGGCGGCAAAGCGGGCGAAGCGGCACGTCGCCATCCTGCAGGACCTGAGCGGGCCGAAGATCCGGATTGGCCGGCTGGCCGGCGGGCAGCCGATCCCGCTCGGGCGCGGCGAGCCGCTGGTGGTGGCGATCGGCGAGGCCGTGGGTGGCCCCGGCCGCGTCTACACCACCTATGCGGAGCTGGCCCTCAAGGTCACGAAAGGCGATCGCCTGCTGATTGACGACGGCAAGATCGAACTCGAAGTCGAGTCGGCAGCGGCGGGGGAGATTCACACCAGGGTCATCGACGGCGGCGAGCTCGGCGAACACAAGGGCATCAACGCCCCGCACGTGCCGCTGCGTTCGGACATGACCGAGAAGGACCGCCGCGACCTGGCGTTCGGCCTCGCCCTCGGCGTTGACATGGTGGCCCTGAGCTTCGTGCAGGCGGCCGCCGACATCACGCGGGCACGGGCGTTCATGATCGAGGCGGGACGGCCCAAGGTGCCGATTATCGCCAAGCTCGAGCGCCCTGAGGCGATCGAGCACCTGGAGGAGATTCTCGACACCGCCGACGCGGTGATGGTGGCGCGCGGCGACCTGGGCCTCGAGATTCCCCTGGAGCGAGTGCCGCGGGTGCAGAAGGAGATCCTGCGCAAGGCGCACGCGCGGTCGGTGCCGGCGATTGTCGCGACGCAGGTGCTGGAGTCGATGCGCACTGAGCCGCGGCCGACGCGGGCCGAAGCCAGCGACGCGGCCGGCGCGGTCGATGGCGGCGCCGATGCCATCATGCTGTCAGGAGAAACCGCGACCGGGCGGTACCCGGTGCGGTCGGTCGAGGTGCTCGACGCCATCATCCGGGATGCCGAATCGATGCTGACGTGGCCGGCGCCGGCCGGCGATCAGCCCCACGTAAGCCACACCCGCGCGTTGACCGAGGCGGCGGTGACGCTGGCCCGCCGCTCCGGGGCCCACGCCATTGTCGCCGTCACGCGTCAAGGACAGACGGCGCGGTCGCTGTCGGCGTTGCGGCCGCAGGCCGCCATTCTGGCCGCGACCGACAGCGCCGAAGTGGCGCAGCGGCTGGCCTTGTGGCGTGGCGTCCTGCCCATGGTGTGCGACCTCAGCGGCAACACCGAGGACATGATCACCCGCGTCGTCGACGAAGCCATGCAGCGCTGGGGCGCACCCGAGGATGCGATCATGGTGTTCGTGAACACCGCC
- a CDS encoding response regulator transcription factor, protein MRILIADDDRLSTLMLGRTLEKWGYEVVVAHDGLEAWAHVIGAAPPSIAILDWMMPGLEGIEFCRRVRATALPSALYLILLTARTGSADLIAGLEAGADDYVTKPFDPAELRARIRVGERTLGLMANIKRLTGLLPICSYCKRIRSDTDYWEQVESYISDHTDARFSHGICPACLEIALRDVDA, encoded by the coding sequence ATGCGCATCCTGATTGCTGACGACGACCGACTGTCGACACTGATGCTCGGCCGCACGCTCGAGAAGTGGGGCTACGAGGTGGTCGTCGCCCATGACGGCCTCGAGGCCTGGGCGCACGTGATCGGTGCCGCGCCCCCGTCGATCGCGATCCTCGACTGGATGATGCCGGGACTCGAGGGCATCGAGTTCTGCCGGCGGGTTCGCGCGACCGCGCTACCGTCGGCGTTGTACCTGATCCTGCTGACGGCGCGGACCGGCAGCGCCGATCTGATCGCCGGCCTCGAAGCCGGCGCCGACGACTACGTCACCAAACCGTTTGACCCCGCCGAACTGCGCGCGCGCATTCGCGTGGGCGAGCGAACGTTGGGTTTGATGGCGAACATCAAGCGGCTGACCGGCCTGCTGCCGATCTGCAGCTACTGCAAGCGCATCCGCTCGGATACCGACTACTGGGAGCAGGTCGAGAGCTACATCAGCGATCACACCGATGCCCGCTTCTCCCATGGCATCTGCCCGGCCTGCCTCGAGATTGCCTTGCGCGACGTCGATGCGTAA